CTTGCTGCTGCTTTGCCTAATGCTTTGTTGGGATCAGCTATGGCCTTAGTTGTACGTGCGAAATTACAGCAAGGCGAAGTGGTTTTAATCAATGGAGCAACTGGAGTAACTGGACAACTAGCGATACAACTTGCTCGCCACTATGGGGCACGTACAATCATTGTAACAGGACGTAATGCTACAAGTCTAGAAGAATTAAGAACATTAGGTGCCGATATTCTTGTTCCTTTACATCAAAATCAAGAAGAATTAATTGCTATTCTACAACAGCTACATAAAGAATCACCTATAGACATCGTTCTTGATTATTTATGGGGACCAAGTGCTTCTGCTATTTTAGCTGCTTTAAAAGGAAAAGGAAGCTATCAACATAAAACGAGGTTTGTTAATGTTGGTGCCATGGCAGGAGACCGAATAGAACTATCTTCTTCTATTTTAAGAGGAACCGATATTAGCTTATTAGGTTCTGGTATAGGGAGTTGGACGGCTGAGGAAATGCAGTATTTTTTTACTGTATTGGCACCAGAGGCTTTTGCATTAGCGGCTAAAGAAAAACTTACCCTAGATACTGTTTCTCATCCTTGGCAAACGATAGAAAAGGTTTGGAATTTACCTTTACCAAGTGGGCAACGGTTAGTTCTTACAACAGATACAGAATAATAAATGAAAAGATCGAATATGCCAGGCATACTCGATCTTTTTATTTTTATCATCCTAATTCTGCTCTTAATCAATATGTTCATTATTTGGATTAATACTTGCATATAGGACATGATCATGATATACTCCATCTTTATAGGTGTACGCTTTTAAAAGTCCTTCTTTTTGCATGCCTATTTTCTCCATAATTCGGCCAGAAGCTTCATTAAAGCTAAAGTAAGAAGCAAAAATTCGTTTCAGGTTAAGTTCATTAAATCCAAAGGACAACAGGGCCTGAGCCGCTTCCGTTACATAGCCTTTATTCCAATGAGATTCATCTAACCAATACCCAAGCTCTGCATTGTTGTTTACTTTATTGATACCTAAACCAATACCTCCAATAATTTGAGGCTGATCTTTTAATCGAATCGCAAAAATATAAGCTGTTTCCTGGTCCAAACCTTGTTCAGCTAATTCTACCCAAAAACGAGCACTTCCTTCTGTATAGGGAAAGGGGATATTGGTTGTATTTCGATTGTAGATTGGATTCTGCATAATCTCAAGTAAAAGAGGTATATCCGTGTCCATGGGTTGATTTAACACTAATCGATCCGTTTGTATTGCTAGGTGTTTCATGATTTTGCCTTTCTATAAAAATACTATTTTTTTAGAAAAATTCACACAAAAAACTGTTGATGGATGAACAATGCGGATGAAAGTAAAAGAATACAAACGAGCTTTAAATCGTAAGTAAATGGAATAAATAAAAAGAGTTATTTCAAGATTTGAAATAACTCTTTTTTGGTATTTAATCTTTTGTTGTTTTTAGCAATCTCCTAAAAGTGCTACCAAAGCATACGCTTCGTCATAACCGCCATAACTAGCAATAAGATCTTCTGTTAATTCAACTACCTCTTCACCAGTAAAACAGCCTACTTCTGTTAGGATTAATTCTCCTGTATGACTATTATATACCTCAATACGGTATACCGATCGTTCCACTTCATCATTCTGCTCTACAACTGATTTTTCAATTGATGTAGCTGTTGTTACTGTACTTGCTACCATTGTGCTTGCCCCTAATACAACTAGAGCTGCAGCTAAAAATAATCCTTTTTTCATAATAGTATAATTTTAAATTAATTATGTTAAATTAATATTTATATTTTAATATTTTAAAACATTGTGTTTGTTTTAGTTTTTTTAAAATAAAATCTATTGCTGATGTTAATTTTTTTAACAATTATATTCTTTTTTAAAATAGGAGGACTAAATAGAGCCTATATCCTGTCTTATTTTACTTGTTGCACATAATAAATGAGGGGGAAAACCCTACTTCTAAAAGCAATCTGTCCTCAAGTAGTATAAAATCCCTAATTAATGGTAGAATAGTCAGGATTTGTGCTATTTTGACAGCAAAACAGTTACTACATTTGCCTCGTTAATCTAATCAATATCGCCTATATATAGGTGTTTAACTAGATAAACAACAACTTTTCCAACTTCTATCCCGTATCGAGTATTTAGTAAAGAAAAGTTAAAGTATTGATTCCATTCAAAAGGTAGAGGAAACTAGTTCACCAGGAATCGAAACTCAGTATAAAATTTGACTTTAGTGTAGGACTTAAAGCTAATAGTCGAATCAAAAAGGACCTTAAGTCTAGGTACCTTTATTTGTTTTAGTTGAATGTATATAGTGAATTAAAGAGGAAAGCGATGCATGAATTGTCAATCGTGAAAGATATCTTTTCTACATTGGAAGAGCATTATGAGGCTAGAGTAGAAGATATCCAAAAAATAGAAATTACAGCAGGGTTACTATCGAATGTACAACCTGTTTTGATACAAAATGCGTTTGATGCTTTTATTACAGAGCATCATAGCTATAAACACATGGAACTGGAGGTTGTTGTACAAGATATCATAGCCCATTGCCAGACCTGTAATAAAGATTTTAAAGTAGAATATCATCGTTTTGTCTGCGCTTGTGGTGCACCCTCCACTAACATTGTACAAGGCAATGAATTGTATATTTCAAAAGTTATCGTCAAACAATCCTAATAAATTATTTTTATGGCATCAAATCCAAAAAGTTTGGGAAATCGCGTCGGTTCATTACAATGTGATAATACGACATTACATCTATTAAAGGCTAATGACTTTGTGGCCAATGCAATTAGACAACGTCTAAAAAATGTATGTGTAATCAATGTCTGTTCTTCCCCAGGTTCTGGTAAAACTACATTAATGCAAGAAACGGGAAAACGCTTAGGGAAAGATTTAAATATTGCCGTTTTGGTTGGAGATCCTGAAACAGATCGCGATGCGGTTCGCATGAAAGAAGTGGGTTTGAATGCACTTCAGATTGTTACTGGAGGGATGTGCCATATTGAAGCACAAATGATCCTTCAAGCTTTAGATCATATCGAGTTAGAAAACCTTGATTTATTGTTTATTGAGAATGTTGGAAATCTATTGTGTCCTTCTGCTTTTGACTTAGGTGAAGATTATCGCGTTACTTTATTAGCCACAACAGAAGGAGATGATAAACCAAAAAAGTACCCTCGTATGTTCTTAACGAGTGAATTGATGTTGGTTTCTAAAGCCGATTTATTACCCTATGTTCCTTTTACAGTTGAAAATGTAACGCAAGATGCAAGAGAGGTAAATCCTAATATTGAGATCTTGACTATCAGCACATTGAATGGAGAGGGAATAGATGCTTGGTGTGAATGGCTACAAGCTCGTGTAGCAGCTAAAAAAGCACAAATTGCGGAATAACTCCTCCATGCAAGAGCCTATTTATATTGATGAAGTTCAATTCCAAGAGACGCTTATTGAGGGAGTCGATTGGTTTGAAATCGAATGGTTTGAAACACAAAAGCACTTGTTCAAACGAACAACAAAGCAGGGTATTGAACTTCATATCGAAAGAAAACAAAGGCATATCTGGAAGCAAGGGGATGCTTTATATTGCAATGGGGTATTACTTGCTCAAGTAGTAATCAAACCCACCTTGACCATTCAATTTTCAGTTACAAATGGTGCACCAATTGCAGATTTCACTTATTATATCGGCAATAGACACCTGCCTATTTTTATTGAAAAGGAAACGAATCAATTGTTGGTGCCCTATGATGGTCAGTTATATGAACAAGTAATAGCAAAGTTTCCAACCTATATCACCTTAGTCAAACAGCCATTGCATCCGACAATGCTTTTGACTCAACAACAGACACAAGTATAAATCCATGAGAAAATTATTTTTCTTTCCTTTATTGGTTGTTTTAAGCTTAGTACAAGCTTGTAAACAAGAAACGAAAGCCCCTTCAACTGTTGATACAGACACCACAGTGTACGCCATTGACAGTAGAGGTAAAGAGGTTAAATTACCAAAAGCAGCTACGCGTATTGTAGCTTTATATGAAGCACTAGTTGATGATGTTTTCATGCTGGATGCCCAAGATAAACTCGTGGGTATACCACAGCAGACGTATCTAAACGAAGATGCTTTTGCTTTTTTTTCAACCTTAGATAGTCGTATGGCTAAAAAAGAGATTGCTACACCTACTTTTGGGGGCGGTTCTTCTAATGTGGAAGCCCTGGTTGGCTTACAGCCAGATCTTGTACTTACTTTTGATCAAGACAAAGAAGTTGTTGCTCAACTAGAAAATCTAGGCATTGCCGTATATACAATTGCTAGCGAAAATAAAGAAGGGATTATCAGAGAACTAGAGGGAATAGGAACTTTAGTTGGTAAAGAAGAACGCGCAAAAAACATTACAGCCTATATCCAAAAGGAAATTAAGGAGATGGAGGCAACTAAGATTGACAACCAAAAGAAAGTCTATTATGCTTGGTCCAAAGGGCGTGTTCTTTCTACTTCGGGCAAGGGAACATTAATGGATATGGCCATTACACTTTCAGGAGCAATCAATGCTTGTCCGCTTGAAATGCAAGCACCTAATATTGGAGCAGAAATGCTATACAAATGGAATCCGGACATCATTTTATTGTGGAATTCAAATGAAAGTGATGTGTATGACTTAAGTGAATTAGCCAATTTACCTGCGGTTGTTAACAAACAGGTAAAAGTTATGCAACCCTCTTTTTTATTTGATCCACACACCGTAAAATTTTTATTATTTGCTAAACAAGTGAGACAGTGGAGTTATCCAACCTATACAGAAGAGGCTTTGCAAGCTGATTTAATGGAAGCCATGCATATTTTGTATGCTACTAAAAAATAGAGATTTACTTGGTATATGAAAGTTCGTTTTAGTCTTATTCTATTGGGAATTGTACCCATTCTATTGTTGATTGGTTCACTATTGTTGGGAACAACAACGAATCTTTCGCCTGTAGAATTAGTGCATTATATGGGTCAAGCTTTGCATCACACAGGAGATACAACAGATCCTATTGAAACGATTTTGTGGAAAGTGCGCTTACCTCGAATTATCTTAACTTTTTTAGTAGGGGCAGCTTTGGCAGTATCGGGGGGAGTATTACAGGCTATATTTAGAAATCCGATTGTAGATCCTTTTACCCTAGGTATTTCTTCTGGCGCAGCATTTGGTGCCGCATTAGCCATGTTATTTCCCTTTATTTCAGTCAATTTATCTGCTTTTGTATTTGGAGTCTTGGCTGTTCTTTTAACTTATATGGTTTCATACGCTGGCCAACGAACATCCATTGTGAGTATGGTTTTATCTGGAATCATTGTCTCGGGTATTTTTACGGCATTACTAACCTTGTTGCAATATTTAAGTGATCCGTATAAATTACAAGCGATTGTACAATGGACGATGGGAAATCTACATACCGCTTCTTGGGCGAAAGTGCAAACTGCTTTTGCGCCCATTTTAATTGGTTTGTTGCTTATTTTACTCTTGCGCTGGAAGTTGAATCTTTTGGCACTAGGGGATCATGAAGCATTAGCGGTGGGTGTAAATCCAAAATATTTAAAGCTGTTATTGATTGGAGTCGCCACCATGATTACAACTTCAGCTGTTGCGGCTGTTGGAGTTATCAGTTTATTTGGCTTGATTGTTCCTCATATCAGTAGAATGATCTTTGGTCCGAACAACACCATCGGTGTTTGGGCGAATATCAGCATCGGTGGTTCATTTTTATTAGTTATTGATGATTTTTCTCGTGCTGTAATGCCTTTTGAAATTCCAGTTGGTGTGTTTACCATGTTAATCGGTGCGCCAATTTTTATTTACCTCATGAAGAAAAGTCTAACGCAGTGGAATGCATGAAACAGTTTATTCAATTACAGCATGTATCCTTTGCTTATGAGAAGCAATTGGTCTTGAATCAAATTAATGCTTCTTTTGAGAAAGGAAAATTATCTGTCATTTTAGGCCGAAATGGCAGTGGAAAGTCCACCATGTTCAACATCTTGGCAGGATTAGAAAAGAAATATGAAGGTCAGGTTTTCTTTGATGGCATCGAGCGAAAAGGAAGTAGACATCCCATTCGATTGGGGTTTTTAAATCAGTTTCATCAAACGACTTTTCCTTTTACAGTAAGAGAAGTTATCTTAACCGGACGTGCCTCTTTTTCTTCTTTTAAACCATCTACAGAAGATCATCGGGAAGTGGAAGAAATTGTAGCTCGCTTTCAGTTAACTCATCTGATTGATAAGCCTTATACTGCGCTTTCAGGCGGAGAACGACAATTGGTTTTACTCTGTCGTGTTTTGGTTCAAAAACCAGCCGTATTAATGCTCGATGAACCAACAAATCACCTCGATTTACACTATCAGGTGGCGGTCTTGAAATGCATCAAACAATTGGCTAATGAAGGAACAACTATTCTTTGTGTGATGCACGATCCCAATTTAGCTTTTATGTTTGGGGATCGTTTTTATTTGATGCAAAACAATCAATTGATTGATATTCAATCACTCGAAAACAAGGAGGTACATCAATTGTTAGAAGAAACTTATCAATTGCCTTTACATCCTCTTGATAATCAAGGCAAACTGATGTTTATGCCCTTAATTGAAGTTTAATATGTTCGAAATTAAGATAAAAAAGGTAGATGAAAAGACAATGGAAGGCGTTCTTGCCTATGTTAAAGCTTTTCGAAAGGATTTATTTCCCATGCTAGACCATACAAAAGTTCCCAACGATTTACTTCATTTTAAATCAATCTATTTGGATCATCCTCTAGGATGTTTTCTACAAGCGAATAATGAAAAAGGAGAATTAATTGGTGTCATTGGCATGATGCCTTATGATGACCGTTTTGATTACCTCGATTATAAGCATCAACGAACGGTAGAAGTGGCTCGTCTTTTTGTTGAACCTACTTATCGACGAACGGGATTAGCAACTCAACTATTTCAAGCTTTATTTCAAGTAGCCAAAGAAAAAGAAATTGAATGCTTGTACTTGCATACCCATCCTTTTTTGACAGGTGCTTTTGAGTATTGGCAAAAACAGGGTTTTCAACATCGTACAACTTCCCTAGACGGTGGATTTACGACCTGGCATATGGATAGGATGGTTGATAGTTTACGGTTAGCTACTATATAATTTAAAACAATGAAAAAACAGATACAACAACTAGGAATAGGGGCGTTATTGCTTTTATTTCCTGCTGTGCTTATGGCACAAAGCTCACAACGTATTGCGGGGCGTATTTTAGGTGAGAAAAACAACCCTATTGCCGCAGCAACAGTGGTTTTAGATCAGCATAATATTGAACAAAGCAATAGAGAAGGGGCATTTGAGAGTGCAACTACATTGGCTTTTCCATTGGTCATTCAGATTCACGCTCCAGGGTATAAATCCAAGCAAGTAACCTTAACAGAAGCCAATTACAAAGCGGGTTTTGTAGTTCAATTGGAGGAGGATACGAATCAATTGGATGAAATTGTGGTAACCTCAAGACGAGATAATTCTTATTTGACGAATTCTACGGTTTTAGGTGGAAAATACAATGGTCGAATTAAAGATTTACCTCAATCGATTTCTATTGTGTCTAGTGAGTTGATGGAAGATAAACAAGTATTTCAAGTTGCTGATGTTATTCCAGATTTAGCTGGGGTTACACAAGCATCTGTTTATGATGAATTTGTCATCCGCGGTTTTAAAAGTGGGTATGACAATGGGATTCGATTGATTAACGGAATGCGTTCGGCTTATGGTTTTGGAGAGAGCTATTATCGTTCACCCATGACAATTAATTTTGAGAGCATTGAGGTTCTAAAAGGACCTGGAGCTTCTTTATTTGGAGATATTGCACCTGGGGGAACCATCAATATGGTAACTAAAAAAACGCGAGAAGAACACAAGGGGATTCTTTCTTTTTCTGCAGGAAGTTTTGAAACACTTCGTACAACTATTGATGTAGGGGGACCATTAGACAAAGAAAAGAAAATCTTATATCGTTTGAATGCGGGGTATGAAACCTCAAAGACATTTAGAGATATCAACAACCGCAAGAACTTTGCTGTAGCACCTTCGTTTACGTTCAAACCAGTGGAAGGAACTACCTTAGATGTCGATTTAGTCTTTGATCAATTCAACGGATATTTGGATCGTGGAATGAGTACTAAAGGTGGGGATTTATATGGTTTACCGCGTACTTTTACGTTAAGTCAGCCTTCAGATTTTTTTAAAACAAAAACCACAACGATTAGTGGGCGTTTGACCCAGCGTATTGTAGATAATGTAAATCTACATGTCAACTATATGAAGTCCATCTATGAAGAGGATTTAAATGAACACCGCACACTTAATACGTATGCTAATCCAGAAAACACAATTGTCAATTTGCGCTTTTTTGATCGCCATGGGAAGGAGTATACCGATAACTTTGTGTCTTATTTAAAATGGGATACCTATGGTAAGTATGTGGATCATCATGTTGTAGTAGGAATAGATTACGCCCAATACAAAGGAGATAAAAATAGCTACCAACGAGAAGCGCGTAGTAAAAAAGAAAATGGAGAAACGGTAGCCTTGACCTTTGACATGAATAATCCCGTATACCAAGGAGCTGATATCAACAACTACGTTTGGCGTTCGAATACACAATATCCTTTTATGAGCCCTTATAAGAGTACAGGAATCTATATTCAAGATCAAATTTCGGTTGGTGATAAATTAAAAATGGTGCTTGGGTTAAGACACGAAAGTTATCAATCAGAAACAACAGATCCGAAAGAAACATTTAAAGCCACCCAAAATGTATGGTTACCTCGTGTAGGATTGACGTATCTCATCAACGATAAAATCAATTACTTTGCTAGCTACTCGCAAGGTTATGTGCCAATTGCAGCTAATTTTGTATCGAATTATAAAGATTATGGTGCAGACAGTGCGTTCAAATCAGAACGTAGTTTTCAAATCGAAACAGGTTTAAAAACGGGTTTCTTTGCGAATCAATTGCAAATGGATTTATCGCTCTTCCGCATTGAACGAAAAGATATGCTTCTTGGAACAGGACAACTTACTGAAGCGGGGTTACCTGTTTACAGACAATCAGGGAAAGTTATTTCTCAAGGGGTAGAGGTAGATGTACGTGGACAAATTACCAAGGAATTCCAAATCATGGCCAATTATACCTTCAATGATACACAAATTAAGGAATCGGCTATCCCTTCAGAAAAAGAAGAACTATTACCTGGAGCACCGAAAAACTCCGCTAGTGTTTGGTTGAAATATGTGTTCTCTGATACCGCTTTGAAAGGCTTAGGATTTGGTGTAGGGGCTTATTATGTTGATCAAAGACGATTGAGTGAAAGTGTAGGTAAAGATGCCGCTGGAAATGCAACATGGGGGTATCTTCCGGCTTATACTACAGCTAATGCAGCGGTATATTATCACCTAGATAAGTTTAAAATAGCCGTAAATATGAATAATATATTTGACAAGTATTATTTCTTAGGTGGTTTTGATTATACACGTGTATTTGCTGGAGCTCCTCGCAATGTGATGGTAGCCTTAAGCTATAATTTTTAGCCCCATTATAGAAACAAATTGATTATTTTACTTGAGTTACTTTTAACCCTCAAAGGAAGTAAAATTCCTTGAGGGTTTTTTAATGCTATTGGATGCCAGGATAAGTGAAACTATGGAGCAAAAAGAAATAGACATATTTAGTAACTAAGAATTCGTTAACTATAAAAAGATTTAGCTGCTTTTCTACTAAAAAAATCAAATATTTTATATTAAATTTATATTTATTGACTCAAATTAAAACTTATGTTTACAGAAAAGGACAATGTATATTGGAAAGCATTTAGTGATACTATTCAAGCCGAGTTTGTAGCACGACAATATTGGTATTCTCCAAAAGCAATTTATACGTATAAAGGTTTTTCTATTGTTTTTGATAATTACTATTTTACTAGTACAGTGGGCACTAGAAGCTATGAGTCTTTTATTACTCGTGTTTACTGTAAATTTAATTACCCTCAATCCTTAAAAATTCGAATAGAAAAAGCGAGTTTTTTAAATCGTCTAATTAATATATTTACAGGGAATTTATATCGAACACTAGATACTGAATTTGATCGTCATTATCATGTACATGCAACAAATCCCAATACTTGTGTTTTCTTATCTCCAGCTATTAGACGAAGCTTATTGGATCTCAATATAGAAGGTTTATTTATAGATACGCAAGACGGAATCTGGGGAGACCCCTTAATTGGCAGTCAATATGAAGTAGCTATTTATGTAGAGTCTACACGATTAGAAGAACATGAACTAATTGCTTTAAAAGCGCTATTCGAGACCATTATAGATTCACTTTGTGCCAAATTTTATATCACAGAAGTGCTAACGTAAGCTTCTTTATTTACTATTTACTTCTTTCAATTCAACGTAATTTTATCAAAAAACAGCCATAAAAAAGAGTATCTTGCGCCTTTAAACTGCATCGATATGATACATTTTGAGTGTACTTCTAAAGGACTTCAAATCAATGGAAAAGAGTATAGTTTTCCTCTAAAAAAAGAAACTCTAGTTGAGCTATTTGGACCTCCAGTAGTTTTTCCGAGTGAATACAATGAGGTTTATATTTGGCATGATTTGGGATTACGAGGGTTTTCAAAAGACAGCATTGGTATTGAAACCCTAGAGGTTACCTATCAAGTGGAGGAGTATACGAGTGCAGTCCGTTCTCGTTTTAGTGGTGTATTTACTATGCATGGAGAATCAGATCCTCGTGTTTATTATGATACACATAAAAAAGAACGCGTGAAACTATGGGACAGTGATTCGTCGGGTGCATTTGTATTTAAGGATGTATCCGTTTGGTATTCCATTCGCGATACAACCCTGCATTCCCTTTCTTTAAGTGCATATGAAGAACCCGTAGTCGAGTCTGTTGAGATCTTGCCTTTGGAGGATGATTTCGCCTATTTACACGTCGTTTGGCAGGATTGGAAAACAGCAATTGAACAAGTTATTGATTCGGATAATCGCTATTACAACCTGACTCATGGCCTTACACAAGAGCAATTGAATCTAGTGGAAGCAGAACTTGAAGAAATAAAGTTGCCGCTTCATTTAATTAATTTCTATAAAGCGGGAAATGTAAAATGGGATGCTGTAACTTCTGCTTTTAGTATACACGTAAATGGTTGGGATTATGATTTATTACCTTTTGACCGTATTCCTCATGAGTGGGAGATGATACAGGAACTTTTTGACGAGGAGGAAGAGATCGATGAAGAAACAAAAGATCAGTTTGATGCTAAACTGAAGTGTAACAGTTATGCGAACAAAGGATGGATTCCCTTCGCTGAAGGACGAAATGGCGATTATTTATTGTTTGACACCGATCCAAGTCAAACAGGGGGGTATGGACAAATTATTGAACTGCAAAATGAAGCCTGGACCCGTATGGTAGTTGCCCAAAGTTTAGAAGAATTAATTTATCGTGCCATTTCTTCTATCCAGCAAGAACAAGCTGAAAAATATAAGTTTATTCTAGAAAATGGCGCTTTTTAATTTATAAATCACAAAATGCTTAAAAAAGGGAAACAGTTAGCCTTCGATTTCAAACAAATGAGATGGCAAATACGAAACGATGGCTCTTTTTTAAAAGTTCTAGCTTTTTTATGTGAATAGAACGACGAGGATTAGAATGACTAAACGATGAATTAGCTGTAAAAGACTCAAGAATTGCCTATTTTATCCTAGCTTAGTCAAGATTTGTGCTATTTATGAGCCTGGATTGAACTTATCTTTGTTGCGTAATTAAAAACAAGGTGTAAGACTATTATGAAAGCATTATTTCGACTATTCGTTTTGTGTTTTTTTCTTTTGCGTTTTGGCTTGGGATTTGCCCATCAACATGCAAAAGTAGAGTCTCATGCTGTCGTCTTGGATCAGACTTTTATATCCAATTCAACCCCTAAAAAAGAAAGTAGTGTTGACTTTTGTCAGATTGAAGTAAATCTAGAACTTATTACTTCTGTTGAGAACCAAGATCTTCCTATTCAAACCGTCGACTTAAGCGATGTGTTTTATTTTTTTATGACTTCTGTTTTTGAGTTAGCTTGGACTAAACCTTTGGTAGGAGCACAACAAGTTGCTATCGTTTTGCAACAGCATCGAGCGAAGTACTTGTTATATCAATCGATTAAGATTCCTCATCGTTTAGCCTAAACGATTCAGATGAGATCGCTTCCTAAAAGTGATACCACCTTTATTACAAAAGTAAGTTATTTTTTATTGTACCTACCTAGTTTAAAAATAGGGTAGCTACTCATCTATTGTTCAATTTTTAATTAAAAAATAGTTATGCATTTATTACCGAGAGAGACGGAAAAATTGCTTTTGCATCTAGCTGGGGAACTAGCTAAAAAACGCAAGGCGAGAGGGGTAAAATTAAACTACCCTGAATCGATTGCCTATATCAGCAGTGAGCTCTTAGAAGCGGCACGTGATGGAAGAACTGTGGCTGAACTCATGCAATATGGTGCGACTTTATTAACGCGTGAAGATGTTATGGAGGGAATTCCTGAAATGATTCACGACGTTCAAATTGAAGCGACGTTTCCTGATGGGACAAAGTTGGTAACGGTGCATAATCCTATACGTTAATTCAGACAGTAATACCATGGTTCCAGGAGAATATTTTAGTAAAGAAGAAGCTATTATCTGTAATGAAGGTAGAGCTATAACTACAATTACTGTAGTAAATAAAGGAGATCGACCAATTCAGGTTGGCTCACATTATCACTTTTTTGAAGTTAATAAAATGATGGAGTTTGATCGAGCTGCGGCTTTTGGAAAACGCCTCAATATTATTGCAAGTACAGCTGTTCGTTTTGAGCCCGGAGAAGAAAAAGAAGTTGAACTAGTTGTTTATGCCGGAGCACGTAAAATATACGGGCACAATGATTTGGTTAACGGAGAAACCCATTCAGAAGAAGCTAAAATAGCAGCGATGAAAAAAGTGGAAAAACAATACTTTAAAAACAAAAGTGTATGAGTTTAAAAGTTAGTAGAGCAAACTATAACGCAATTTTTGGTCCCACCGTTGGTGATCGTGTGCGTTTAGGAGATACAGCTATCATCATCGAAGTAGAAAAAGATTTTGCAAGTTATGGTGATGAAAGCAAATTTGGTGGTGGAAAAACAGTACGCGATGGAATGATGCAATCGTCCAATCACTTGAGCCATGAAGGTGTACTTGATATGGTTATCACAGGTGCTATTGTCCTAGATCATTGGGGAATTGTCAAAGGCGATATTGGAATTAAAGATGGCAAAATTGTTGGTGTAGGACGTGCGGGAAATCCTGATACGATGGATGATGTAACCCCTAATATGATTATTGGAGCTTCAACAGAAGTACACGGTGGTGCAGGTTATATTGTAACTGCTGGAGGAATCGAT
The window above is part of the Myroides odoratus DSM 2801 genome. Proteins encoded here:
- the hypB gene encoding hydrogenase nickel incorporation protein HypB; amino-acid sequence: MASNPKSLGNRVGSLQCDNTTLHLLKANDFVANAIRQRLKNVCVINVCSSPGSGKTTLMQETGKRLGKDLNIAVLVGDPETDRDAVRMKEVGLNALQIVTGGMCHIEAQMILQALDHIELENLDLLFIENVGNLLCPSAFDLGEDYRVTLLATTEGDDKPKKYPRMFLTSELMLVSKADLLPYVPFTVENVTQDAREVNPNIEILTISTLNGEGIDAWCEWLQARVAAKKAQIAE
- a CDS encoding ABC transporter ATP-binding protein, encoding MKQFIQLQHVSFAYEKQLVLNQINASFEKGKLSVILGRNGSGKSTMFNILAGLEKKYEGQVFFDGIERKGSRHPIRLGFLNQFHQTTFPFTVREVILTGRASFSSFKPSTEDHREVEEIVARFQLTHLIDKPYTALSGGERQLVLLCRVLVQKPAVLMLDEPTNHLDLHYQVAVLKCIKQLANEGTTILCVMHDPNLAFMFGDRFYLMQNNQLIDIQSLENKEVHQLLEETYQLPLHPLDNQGKLMFMPLIEV
- a CDS encoding FecCD family ABC transporter permease; amino-acid sequence: MKVRFSLILLGIVPILLLIGSLLLGTTTNLSPVELVHYMGQALHHTGDTTDPIETILWKVRLPRIILTFLVGAALAVSGGVLQAIFRNPIVDPFTLGISSGAAFGAALAMLFPFISVNLSAFVFGVLAVLLTYMVSYAGQRTSIVSMVLSGIIVSGIFTALLTLLQYLSDPYKLQAIVQWTMGNLHTASWAKVQTAFAPILIGLLLILLLRWKLNLLALGDHEALAVGVNPKYLKLLLIGVATMITTSAVAAVGVISLFGLIVPHISRMIFGPNNTIGVWANISIGGSFLLVIDDFSRAVMPFEIPVGVFTMLIGAPIFIYLMKKSLTQWNA
- a CDS encoding ABC transporter substrate-binding protein; translation: MRKLFFFPLLVVLSLVQACKQETKAPSTVDTDTTVYAIDSRGKEVKLPKAATRIVALYEALVDDVFMLDAQDKLVGIPQQTYLNEDAFAFFSTLDSRMAKKEIATPTFGGGSSNVEALVGLQPDLVLTFDQDKEVVAQLENLGIAVYTIASENKEGIIRELEGIGTLVGKEERAKNITAYIQKEIKEMEATKIDNQKKVYYAWSKGRVLSTSGKGTLMDMAITLSGAINACPLEMQAPNIGAEMLYKWNPDIILLWNSNESDVYDLSELANLPAVVNKQVKVMQPSFLFDPHTVKFLLFAKQVRQWSYPTYTEEALQADLMEAMHILYATKK
- a CDS encoding GNAT family N-acetyltransferase, producing the protein MKHLAIQTDRLVLNQPMDTDIPLLLEIMQNPIYNRNTTNIPFPYTEGSARFWVELAEQGLDQETAYIFAIRLKDQPQIIGGIGLGINKVNNNAELGYWLDESHWNKGYVTEAAQALLSFGFNELNLKRIFASYFSFNEASGRIMEKIGMQKEGLLKAYTYKDGVYHDHVLYASINPNNEHID
- a CDS encoding hydrogenase maturation nickel metallochaperone HypA/HybF, with product MHELSIVKDIFSTLEEHYEARVEDIQKIEITAGLLSNVQPVLIQNAFDAFITEHHSYKHMELEVVVQDIIAHCQTCNKDFKVEYHRFVCACGAPSTNIVQGNELYISKVIVKQS
- a CDS encoding urease accessory protein UreE, whose product is MQEPIYIDEVQFQETLIEGVDWFEIEWFETQKHLFKRTTKQGIELHIERKQRHIWKQGDALYCNGVLLAQVVIKPTLTIQFSVTNGAPIADFTYYIGNRHLPIFIEKETNQLLVPYDGQLYEQVIAKFPTYITLVKQPLHPTMLLTQQQTQV
- a CDS encoding quinone oxidoreductase family protein, encoding MKAVIVKEKGQDPIYVSDFKTAKVDSTSSVLMRVKAVSIKNLDRAIASGVHYSVATKPFSPFVIGTDGVGELEDGQLAYGFGTEGMLSEYAVVPKNQLVPLPEGIDLALAAALPNALLGSAMALVVRAKLQQGEVVLINGATGVTGQLAIQLARHYGARTIIVTGRNATSLEELRTLGADILVPLHQNQEELIAILQQLHKESPIDIVLDYLWGPSASAILAALKGKGSYQHKTRFVNVGAMAGDRIELSSSILRGTDISLLGSGIGSWTAEEMQYFFTVLAPEAFALAAKEKLTLDTVSHPWQTIEKVWNLPLPSGQRLVLTTDTE